In Rahnella aquatilis CIP 78.65 = ATCC 33071, one DNA window encodes the following:
- a CDS encoding tagatose bisphosphate family class II aldolase yields the protein MYLISNREMLLAAQRGGYAVPAFNVHNLETVQVVAETAAAMSSPVILAGTPGTFSYAGTDYLISICHEAARKYRIPLALHLDHHEDQGDIESKVRAGIRSVMIDASHFPLAENIQHVRETVRLCHAFDASVEAELGRLGGQEDDLVVEEGDSIFTDPVVAKHFVESTRIDSLAVAIGSAHGLYQGEPKLDFSRLGQIRQQVDVPLVLHGASGIPESMIRQAIELGICKVNVATELKIAFAGAIKEYFAEHPDANDPRKYIVPGKLAMQKVVEEKIRICGSGGCL from the coding sequence ATGTATCTGATTTCAAACAGGGAAATGTTGCTCGCTGCTCAGCGCGGGGGTTACGCCGTTCCGGCTTTCAACGTTCACAATCTCGAGACGGTACAAGTCGTTGCAGAAACGGCGGCAGCCATGAGTTCTCCGGTGATCCTTGCCGGAACGCCGGGGACATTCAGTTATGCGGGCACAGATTACCTGATCTCGATATGCCATGAGGCTGCGCGGAAGTATCGCATTCCACTGGCACTGCATCTGGACCATCATGAGGATCAGGGCGATATCGAAAGTAAAGTCCGGGCAGGCATCCGCTCCGTAATGATCGATGCGTCACATTTCCCGCTGGCAGAAAACATCCAACACGTGCGTGAAACTGTACGCTTATGTCATGCCTTTGATGCCAGTGTCGAAGCGGAACTTGGCCGCCTTGGCGGACAAGAAGACGATCTGGTGGTAGAAGAAGGCGACAGTATTTTCACCGATCCCGTTGTGGCTAAACATTTTGTTGAATCCACACGCATTGACTCGCTGGCCGTTGCGATTGGCTCTGCGCATGGCCTGTACCAGGGCGAACCGAAGCTGGATTTTAGCCGTCTTGGGCAAATCCGCCAGCAGGTCGATGTCCCGCTGGTACTGCATGGTGCATCCGGTATTCCTGAAAGCATGATCCGTCAGGCGATTGAACTTGGGATCTGCAAAGTCAATGTGGCAACCGAACTGAAAATCGCCTTTGCCGGTGCGATAAAAGAGTATTTCGCAGAACATCCGGATGCTAATGATCCCCGCAAATACATTGTGCCAGGGAAACTGGCGATGCAAAAAGTCGTTGAGGAGAAAATCAGGATCTGTGGCAGTGGCGGGTGCCTATAA
- a CDS encoding GNAT family N-acetyltransferase yields the protein MTTLNHFGQPIGDALPDWQPRERPSHVQLDGLWCRLEPLDTERHSQDLFKAWHSIDDNRDWTYLSVDRPATQTDCDLFISQQARSEDPVFFAVVDIQTQRAVGSVSLLRIDAVNGVAEIGWVNWSPLMKRTRFGTEAIYLLQRYLFDTLKYRRCEWKCHSLNEPSKRAAQRFGFQYEGMFRQAIVNKGHNRDTCWYSVLDYEWPASKAAFERWLSTENFTPKGQQIQRLEALRE from the coding sequence ATGACCACCCTCAACCACTTTGGCCAACCCATTGGTGACGCCCTCCCCGACTGGCAACCCCGCGAACGACCTTCTCATGTTCAGCTTGACGGCCTCTGGTGTCGTCTGGAGCCGCTGGACACTGAACGCCATAGTCAGGATCTCTTTAAGGCCTGGCACAGCATTGATGATAATCGCGACTGGACCTATCTCTCCGTCGACAGGCCTGCGACCCAGACTGATTGCGATCTGTTTATTTCTCAACAGGCCAGAAGTGAGGATCCGGTGTTTTTTGCGGTTGTCGATATACAGACACAACGCGCAGTCGGCAGCGTTTCTCTGTTGCGCATTGATGCGGTGAATGGCGTTGCTGAAATTGGCTGGGTGAACTGGTCTCCGCTGATGAAGCGCACACGTTTTGGCACTGAAGCGATTTATCTGTTGCAACGTTATCTGTTCGATACGCTGAAATATCGCCGCTGCGAATGGAAATGCCACAGCCTGAATGAGCCGTCAAAACGTGCCGCACAGCGTTTTGGTTTTCAATATGAAGGTATGTTCCGTCAGGCCATCGTCAATAAAGGCCACAACCGTGACACCTGCTGGTATTCCGTTCTCGACTACGAATGGCCTGCGTCAAAAGCCGCGTTTGAGCGCTGGTTAAGCACAGAGAATTTCACCCCCAAAGGTCAGCAAATACAACGGCTGGAAGCACTGCGTGAGTGA